In a genomic window of Siniperca chuatsi isolate FFG_IHB_CAS linkage group LG1, ASM2008510v1, whole genome shotgun sequence:
- the mesd gene encoding LRP chaperone MESD produces the protein MASDFRWRCVVLLLCTYLFCILAADSDGKPKKKKDIRDYNDADMARLLEQWEKDDDIEEGDLPEHKRAPPPIDFSKVDPSKPEELLKMSKKGRTLMVFATVSGDPTEKETEEITGLWQGSLFNANFDIQRFVVGSNRVIFMLRDGSLAWEVKDFLVAQERCADVTVEGQVFPGNAAKKNGAKYKQQNAVNSKKKSKKKTESKKPDLEGNSASHLKQEL, from the exons ATGGCGTCAGACTTCAGGTGGAGATGTGTAGTGCTCCTTCTCTGcacatatttgttttgtattttggcGGCTGACAGTGACGGTAAGCCCAAGAAAAAGAAGGATATCCGAGACTACAATGATGCAGATATGGCACGGCTACTGGAACAATGGGAG AAGGATGATGACATTGAGGAAGGTGACCTCCCAGAGCACAAGAGGGCTCCTCCTCCCATCGATTTTTCCAAGGTGGACCCCTCCAAGCCAGAGGAGCTGCTCAAGATGTCCAAGAAGGGCAGGACTCTGATGGTTTTTGCTACAGTGTCAGGGGATCCcactgagaaagagacagaggagatcACAGGCCTGTGGCAGGGCAGCCTCTTCAACGCCAACTTTGACATTCAGAG GTTCGTGGTGGGCTCCAACAGGGTGATCTTCATGCTGCGGGACGGCAGTTTGGCCTGGGAGGTCAAAGACTTCCTCGTGGCCCAGGAACGCTGCGCAGACGTCACTGTGGAGGGACAGGTGTTCCCCGGGAATGCTGCCAAGAAGAACGGTGCCAAATACAAGCAGCAGAATGCAGTCAACAGcaagaagaagagcaagaagAAGACGGAGAGCAAGAAGCCCGACTTGGAGGGGAACAGTGCCAGCCATCTGAAACAGGAGCTGTGA